CTTCTTCACCTGCTTACTCCTTCTGCCTAGAACCCGATTGCGAGCCGAGGCACACTGAAGAGTTCGAGTTCGGTCACGGGCAGTCCGAGAAAAGCCAGGCCCCCGCGGGCGCGAGACTGCACTTCAGCGATCACCTGAATACTCTCGAAAAATTACTCACTTTGCAACCGGAAAGAACCGCGGCCCCGGAGTGCGCTCGGGAGCGCGCGTCCTGCGCCCGGATTAGTGGTAGGATGCGCGGCATTGCCGGATTCCGGGGGTGGTCATGCGCGGCACAATGATGGATTTTCCCCTGACGCTGCCGACGCTGCTGGAGCGCGCCGGAAAGCTCTTTCCGCGCGTCGAGGTGGTCTCGCGGCGGCCGGACAAGACCGTCCTGCGCACATCCTACGGAGAATTCTACCGGCGCGCGCGGCGCCTGGCTGCCGCGCTCACCCGGCTGGGGCTGCGCCCCGGGGAGCGCGTTGCCAGCATGATGTGGAATCACTCCGGACACCTCGAGACGTTCTTCGGGGTCCCCTGCGCCGGCGGCATCCTGCATACCCTCAACCTGCGCCTGCACCCGCACGAGATCGCCGCCATCGCGCGGCACGCCGGCGACCGCTTTTTGATCATCGACGACGTGCTGCTGCCAACGCTGGAGAAGTTTTGCGAGGAGGCCCCGTTCGAGCGCGTCATCGTCGTGCCCTACGGCAGCGGCAGCGCCAGCGTGCCGGAAGGCTTCCTGAACTACGAGGAGCTGCTGGCCGAAGGCGGCGACGACTTCCGCTATCCGGCGATCGAGGAAAACGACGGCGCGTCCATGTGCTACACCTCGGGCACCACCGGGGATTCCAAGGGGGTCATTTATTCGCACCGCGCGCTGGTCCTGCACTCCTTCGCCACGGGGCTCGAGGAGTCGTTCGCGCTGAGCTTCCGTGAAACCATGATGCCGCTTTCGCCGATGTTTCACGCCAACGCCTGGGGCATGCCCTTCGGCTGCGTCCTGCTGGGCACGCGCCTGGTGCTCCCCGGCCCCCACATGGACCCGGAGAGCGTGTTGGACCTGATGGCGGCCGAGGGCGTGAGCAGATCCTGCGGCGTGCCCACGGTGTGGATCGGGATTCTCGACGCCCTGGAGAAAAATCCCGGGCGCTGGAAACTGCATGGGCCGGTACATGTGGTCTGTGGCGGCACTGCGCCGCCCATCGAGCTGATGCGCAAGCTGGACCGCTTCGGCATTCACATCAAACACCTGTGGGGCATGACCGAAACCACGCCGATCGGCACCTGCAGCGGCCTCCGGCCACACATGCAGAAGTGGCCGGAAGAGAAGCAATACGAGATGCGCGCCAAGCAGGGCTGGGCGGCGCCGTTCGTGGAGCTGCGCATCATGGGCGAAGAGGGCGAGGCCCCCTGGGACGGCCAGACCCCCGGCGAGCTGGAAGTTCGCGGGCCGTGGATCGCCGGCCAGTATTACGATGCGCCGGATCAGGCGGGGCGCTGGACCGCTGACGGCTGGTTCAAGACCGGCGACGTGGCCGTTATTGATGGCGAAGGCTATGTGAAGCTGGTGGACCGCGCCAAGGACCTGGTGAAGTCCGGCGGGGAATGGATCAGCTCGGTGGATTTGGAGAATACTCTGATGGGCCACCCGGCGGTGAAGGAAGCGGCGGTGATCGGTATCCCGCATCCGAAATGGCAGGAACGGCCGCTGGCCGCGGTGGTGCTAAAGGAGGGCGCGCAGGCCACGGAGCAGGAACTGCGCGCGTATCTCGGGCAGTCCTTCGCGAAGTGGCAACTGCCGGACGCCATCGTGTTCCTCGAAGCGATCCCGCGGACCTCGGTGGGAAAATTTAAGAAGACAGCGCTGCGCGAGCAGTTTGCCAATTGGAAGTGGGAATCGTAGGGGCACCCTAGTGTGCCCCTGCAAGATAGGCCGGTTCCGTGCGGCAGCCGCTCCGTACCGGTCAGGTGCGGTAGCTGGCGTTGATGCGCACGTACTCCGCGGTGAAGTCGCAGGTCCAGTAGCGGGCTACGGCCGGGCCCGCGTGCAGATCCACGATGATGTGCACGTGCTTGCCAAGCAGGCGCCTGTTGGCAGCGCGCTCGTTGAAATTGAGAGGCTGGCCGCGGCGCAGCACGGGAATGCCGGCCATGGCGATATCCACGAGAGCGGGGTCGAAGCGCACGCCGGAGCGACCGGCGGCGGCAAAGATGCGGCCCCAGTTGGGATCGCCGCCGGCAAAGGCGGTTTTCACCAGGGGGGAGGTGGCGATGGTCTCGGCGATGCGCCGCGCGGCTGCTTCCCTCTTCGCGTGGCGCACTTCGATCTCGATCACGCGCTGCGCGCCCTCGCCGTCGGCCACGATCTGAAGCGCCAGGGAGCGGCAGACCTCCTCGAGCGCCGCGGTGAAGGCGTGGTGTGCGGCGCTGCCGGCGCGGATCGCGGGCGCGCCCGATGCGCCATTGGCCAGGACCAGCAGGGTGTCGTTGGTGGAGGTGTCGCCGTCGATGCTGATGGCGTTGAAGGTACGCCCGGTGACTTCGCGCAGGGTCTTCTGCAGCAGCGAGGGCGCGATGGCCGCATCGGTGACGACGAAGGCCAGCGTGGTGGCCATATTGGGATGAATCATTCCCGCGCCTTTGGCGCAGCCGGCCAGGTGCACGCGTTTTCCAGACATGCGGAAGGTGGCCGCGGCGGTCTTCGGCCGGGTATCTGTGGTGCAGATGGCCAGCGAGAGTTCGGCAAAGGAGCGCGCCGAGGGGCGGCGGTTGCGCGAGAGCTGCGGCAGCGCGCGCAAGATCTTCTCCACCGGCAGGGGCACGCCGATGACGCCGGTCGAGCAGACGAAGAGTTCCTGAGGGCTGCAGCCGAGGCGCTTGGCCGCTTCCGCAACAGTCCCGAGCGAGGCCGCAAAGCCACGCGCGCCCGTAGCGCAGTTGGCGTTCCCGGCATTGACGACGACGCCGCGCATGCGGCCCTTCGACAGGCGCAAGTTTTCCTTGGAAACCACGACGGGAGCCGCGACCACCAGATTCTGCGTGAAGACGGCGGCCGCCGAGGCGGGCACGTCGCTGGAAAGCAGAGCCAGATCGAGCGCGCCGGTCTTCTTCAAGCCGCAGGCGGTGGCGGCAAAGCGGAAGCCGCGGGGAAGCGCGGCCTCGGAGAGAGCCTGCTTCATGACCTGTTCACCGGTACCGTGGGCGCGGCGTTCCCGGAAGGAACCCCCGGTCCTCCACGACGTGGACGACAATTCTCTCCTGGCTCCTTGGCTGTTTGCGTTTCATGCGGACGCTCCTCGTTTGGATAGACGGTTCTGCAATTCGATGATGGCGGCGCGCACGGCCTCGGGCGAAGTTCCGCCGGGAACATTCTTGGCGGCCAGCGCCGCTTCCACGTTCAATCCCTTGGAAAAATCGGCGGCGAAAGCCGGCGAAATCTTCTGCAACTCTTCGAGCGGCAGCGCGGTCCAGGAGATGCCGCGGCGCTCGGCTTCGCGCAGCACCTTGCCGACCAGGTCGTGGGCCTGGCGGAAGGGCACGCCCTTGTGCACCAGGTAGTCCGCGACTTCGGTGGCCAGCAGTGCGGGATTGGCGGCCGCGGCGCGCAGGCGTTCTTCGTTGAAGCGGGTCGCGCGGATGGCGCCCGCGGCGATTTCGGTCATGGCCGCCACCTGATCGTGCGCGGCGAAGAGCGGCTCCTTGTCTTCCTGCAGGTCGCGCTGATAGCTGGTGGGCAGCCCTTTCAGGGTAGTAAAGAGGGCGAAGAGCGCGGCGGTGATGCGCCCGGTCTTTCCGCGGATGAGTTCCCAGGCGTCGGGGTTCTTCTTCTGCGGCATCAGGCTACTGCCGGTGGCGTATTCGTCGGGGAGGATGGCGTAGGCAAACTCCTGCGAGGCAAAGAGCACGGAATCCTCGGCCAGGCGCGAGAGATGCGTGGCGATGCCGCCGAGGGCGAAGAGATAGTCGAGAGCGAAGTCGCGGTCGCTGACGGCGTCCAAACTGTTGGCGGTGATGCGCGAAAAGCCCAGCTCGCGGGCGATGGCCTGGCGGTCGATGGCGAAGGAACAGCCGGATAGCGCGCCCGAGCCCATCACGCAGGCGTCGGCGGATTCCGCGGCGTGGCGCAGGCGCGCGAGGTCGCGGGTGAAGGCTTCGGCGTGCGCCAGCAGAAAATGGGAGAGCAGGATGGGCTGCGCGTGCTGCATGTGGGTCATGCCGGCCATGGGCACGCCGAGCTGCGCCCGGGCTTGCTCGGCGAGCGCGGTGGCCAGGGCCGTGACGCGGCGCTGCATGGCCGCGGCGGATTCCATCACATAGAGGCGGAAATCGGTGGCCACCAGCTCGTTGCGGCTGCGCCCGGTGTGCACCTTCCAGCCCAGCGGGCCAAGCTCTTCGACCAGGGCTTTTTCCGTGAAGTGGTGCAGGTCTTCGGCGTCGGACTTCTCCACCCATTCCGGATTCGTCTGGATCTGATCATCGATGCGGTCGAGCGCCTGGTGCACCTGCTCCACCTCGTCGGCGGTGAGGATGCCGGCGCGTTGGAGCGCGCGGGTCCACGCGCGGTTGACGGCCAGCTCGTAGGGCAGCAGGCGACAGTCAAAGGAAAAGGAGCGTTGAAACTCGTCGAAGACGCGGTCCGGCCCGCGGTCGAAGCGCCCGCCCCACAGCTTGTCGTCTTTTCTCTCGCTCATGCGCCTGCGCCCGTCCCTCGACAGCCCCCGTGCAAAAACTGTGCAGGGGCAGGCTTCCGCCCGCCCTTGCGGTTGATCGGAAAAGCTGCCTTCGTCACTTGCCGCCTTCGGCTTTGGCCTTGGGACGCACGGTCACGGGCAGAGCAAACAAATTGATGAAACCCTCGGCATCCTTGGGATTGTAGCGGCCCATGGTAAAGCTGGCGAGGTCGGTGCGGTAGAGCGAGAAGGGCGAGACGCGCCGGGTGACGTTCAGCGTGCCCTTCCACAGCTTCAGGCCCACCGTGCCGGTGACGCGCTGCTGCGCGACGTTGAAGAAACCGTCGAGGGCGGCGCGCAGCGGGGAAAACCACAGGCCGTAATAGACCAGCTCGGCGTAGCGCAGCGAAAGCGCCTGCTGGAAATGGGTGGTTTCGCGGTCGAGGGTGAGGGCTTCGAGTTCGCGGTGCGCGGTGACGAGCAGCGTGCCGCCCGGGGTCTCGTAGGCGCCGCGGGACTTCATGCCCACCAGGCGGTTCTCCACGATGTCCGCGCGGCCGATGCCGTGCTTGGCGGCGATTTCGTTGAGGGTGTTGAGCAGCTCGATGCAGCCGAGCTTCTGCCCGTTCACGGAAACGGGCGTGCCGCCTTCAAAGCCGATCTCCACTTCTTCGGGCTTGTCCGGAGCCTGCTGCGGGGAGAGCACCCATTGCCACATGGCCTCGTTGGGCGCGTTGGCCGGGTCTTCCAGCTCGCCGCCTTCGTGGCTCAAGTGCCAGATATTGCGGTCGCGGCTGTAGATATTCTTCTTGGACTGCTCGACGGGGACGTGGTGGGCCTGGGCGTAGGCGATGG
This region of Terriglobia bacterium genomic DNA includes:
- a CDS encoding long-chain fatty acid--CoA ligase is translated as MRGTMMDFPLTLPTLLERAGKLFPRVEVVSRRPDKTVLRTSYGEFYRRARRLAAALTRLGLRPGERVASMMWNHSGHLETFFGVPCAGGILHTLNLRLHPHEIAAIARHAGDRFLIIDDVLLPTLEKFCEEAPFERVIVVPYGSGSASVPEGFLNYEELLAEGGDDFRYPAIEENDGASMCYTSGTTGDSKGVIYSHRALVLHSFATGLEESFALSFRETMMPLSPMFHANAWGMPFGCVLLGTRLVLPGPHMDPESVLDLMAAEGVSRSCGVPTVWIGILDALEKNPGRWKLHGPVHVVCGGTAPPIELMRKLDRFGIHIKHLWGMTETTPIGTCSGLRPHMQKWPEEKQYEMRAKQGWAAPFVELRIMGEEGEAPWDGQTPGELEVRGPWIAGQYYDAPDQAGRWTADGWFKTGDVAVIDGEGYVKLVDRAKDLVKSGGEWISSVDLENTLMGHPAVKEAAVIGIPHPKWQERPLAAVVLKEGAQATEQELRAYLGQSFAKWQLPDAIVFLEAIPRTSVGKFKKTALREQFANWKWES
- a CDS encoding argininosuccinate synthase → MNKPKKVVLAYSGGLDTSIIIPWLKENYGCEVIAMIGDVGQQEDLEAARKKALATGASSAYVEDLREEFVRSYIWPTLRAGAVYEHTYLLGTSMARPVLGKRQAELALELGADGLSHGCTGKGNDQVRFELAYKAIAPNIQIIAPWREWDIDSREDAIAYAQAHHVPVEQSKKNIYSRDRNIWHLSHEGGELEDPANAPNEAMWQWVLSPQQAPDKPEEVEIGFEGGTPVSVNGQKLGCIELLNTLNEIAAKHGIGRADIVENRLVGMKSRGAYETPGGTLLVTAHRELEALTLDRETTHFQQALSLRYAELVYYGLWFSPLRAALDGFFNVAQQRVTGTVGLKLWKGTLNVTRRVSPFSLYRTDLASFTMGRYNPKDAEGFINLFALPVTVRPKAKAEGGK
- the argJ gene encoding bifunctional glutamate N-acetyltransferase/amino-acid acetyltransferase ArgJ; translation: MKQALSEAALPRGFRFAATACGLKKTGALDLALLSSDVPASAAAVFTQNLVVAAPVVVSKENLRLSKGRMRGVVVNAGNANCATGARGFAASLGTVAEAAKRLGCSPQELFVCSTGVIGVPLPVEKILRALPQLSRNRRPSARSFAELSLAICTTDTRPKTAAATFRMSGKRVHLAGCAKGAGMIHPNMATTLAFVVTDAAIAPSLLQKTLREVTGRTFNAISIDGDTSTNDTLLVLANGASGAPAIRAGSAAHHAFTAALEEVCRSLALQIVADGEGAQRVIEIEVRHAKREAAARRIAETIATSPLVKTAFAGGDPNWGRIFAAAGRSGVRFDPALVDIAMAGIPVLRRGQPLNFNERAANRRLLGKHVHIIVDLHAGPAVARYWTCDFTAEYVRINASYRT
- the argH gene encoding argininosuccinate lyase, whose translation is MSERKDDKLWGGRFDRGPDRVFDEFQRSFSFDCRLLPYELAVNRAWTRALQRAGILTADEVEQVHQALDRIDDQIQTNPEWVEKSDAEDLHHFTEKALVEELGPLGWKVHTGRSRNELVATDFRLYVMESAAAMQRRVTALATALAEQARAQLGVPMAGMTHMQHAQPILLSHFLLAHAEAFTRDLARLRHAAESADACVMGSGALSGCSFAIDRQAIARELGFSRITANSLDAVSDRDFALDYLFALGGIATHLSRLAEDSVLFASQEFAYAILPDEYATGSSLMPQKKNPDAWELIRGKTGRITAALFALFTTLKGLPTSYQRDLQEDKEPLFAAHDQVAAMTEIAAGAIRATRFNEERLRAAAANPALLATEVADYLVHKGVPFRQAHDLVGKVLREAERRGISWTALPLEELQKISPAFAADFSKGLNVEAALAAKNVPGGTSPEAVRAAIIELQNRLSKRGASA